From Mya arenaria isolate MELC-2E11 chromosome 12, ASM2691426v1, the proteins below share one genomic window:
- the LOC128210397 gene encoding uncharacterized protein LOC128210397: MRRTFRVFLYFSIWILLALICIVLNIINIDWGRTDTVNGILIVVVLGVLQGSVLEFPVQTIATLIIGGERREAKRAPCDRLTVILNYNLLATGKDDILECIETMYMAFVGNLSPNVSAVLVSATGDEELKEYELQIRDTYRAILYDDLYREGLAFARGEYDLVDPIHLHNVWAMYVDVERNVFVTEYLEDICDRYAREFMVVHRVSRVLRKCGQYQDLMLLSEGEFEAYSYCDCDYYGRSAREVGEALFHPSEDVSNIFERKFDYTLVLDADTGIARGSVFEMLKIAAANPERGIIQPSIKLHCTSDDTLFMHLESMRQSIYEPLTNAIMALFDQSSYFGKALIKNKLYIDNVIGTKNNLIERVPVDVLSHDTFEASLLKPLYAGSVYLLEAPSHNYVTWNIRERRWNRGEILLAMYFWKHAFGKPMRWIQHKLQKSKFNKTKVRTESKLDFVTSYIAHSALRQMLMKPALLLYILLHIAVHLRYRYASIIIVMFSVLVFPKFATCNRENYKYVVLETIASIFQFTPEALVGCVRIWRALYANISLNAKWVPQRAVEEDFKNSNPFISSFKHLWGYSLFSLVVGILVMIFLDRAMLVLVMLITTFVLPLFTGFTSLTPGFQSCKRKKKQMLPQSSQVSVVSEDSGTNILSDGDLYKSLGTTPIESYANLTMRSQQQLNNAPNSLKSSQLIMTLSKDKTRIQTTSWSRDVEDMIAGSERLGPMLPDRPVLKQKSRPKLNKRTFPFDESSGDDRYVSIINVTPNVSSTDKHEIDSTTRSSSNDYEILNLSRDSYSTLSPKSRRSSLVSENAESNSNSDMGRAVIEYKDNITFITIGDLAEPTLTRKDKVPVENTRVGVRRHLSGKTDFIDTDTDDKNNTQINSVEKLYRHIGVLKQFTSKH, encoded by the coding sequence ATGAGACGTACTTTTCGAgtgtttttgtacttttcgaTATGGATATTGTTGGCGCTGATATGCATAGTGCTGAATATAATCAACATAGACTGGGGACGTACAGATACAGTGAACGGCATACTCATCGTTGTTGTTCTTGGTGTGCTACAAGGATCTGTGCTCGAGTTTCCGGTGCAGACCATCGCTACACTCATCATCGGAGGAGAACGCAGAGAGGCCAAGAGGGCTCCATGCGATCGCTTAACCGTGATTTTAAATTACAATCTTCTGGCTACGGGAAAAGATGACATCTTGGAATGTATAGAGACAATGTACATGGCTTTCGTGGGAAACCTGAGTCCTAATGTTTCTGCAGTATTAGTTAGTGCAACGGGTGATGAAGAACTAAAGGAATACGAGTTACAAATACGAGATACATACAGAGCTATTTTGTACGATGACTTATATAGAGAAGGGCTTGCGTTTGCACGGGGTGAATATGATCTAGTTGACCCAATACATTTGCACAATGTTTGGGCAATGTATGTGGatgttgaaagaaatgtgtttgTTACCGAATATTTAGAGGACATATGTGACAGATATGCAAGGGAGTTCATGGTTGTGCATCGTGTAAGTCGTGTTCTCAGAAAATGTGGCCAGTATCAAGACTTAATGTTGCTCTCGGAAGGCGAATTCGAAGCGTATTCCTACTGTGACTGCGATTATTATGGTCGGTCAGCTCGGGAAGTTGGCGAAGCTCTTTTTCATCCAAGCGAAGACGTTTctaatatatttgaaagaaagttcgATTATACGCTAGTATTAGACGCCGACACTGGCATTGCGCGCGGGAGCGTATTTGAAATGCTCAAGATCGCCGCCGCAAATCCAGAGCGAGGAATCATTCAACCATCCATCAAACTTCATTGTACCAGTGATGACACATTATTCATGCATCTTGAATCCATGCGACAAAGCATTTATGAACCATTGACAAATGCCATCATGGCCCTTTTCGATCAATCATCATACTTTGGAAAagcattgataaaaaataaactatatatcGACAACGTTATCGGCACGAAGAATAATCTCATTGAGAGGGTCCCTGTTGATGTTCTGAGCCATGATACTTTTGAAGCATCCCTTTTAAAGCCGCTGTATGCTGGTAGCGTGTACCTACTGGAAGCTCCCAGTCATAACTATGTCACATGGAATATACGAGAACGGAGATGGAATAGAGGTGAAATTCTTCTCGCCATGTACTTTTGGAAACATGCTTTTGGGAAACCAATGCGGTGGATACAACATAAGCTGCAGAAATCAaagtttaacaaaacaaaagtaaGAACTGAATCAAAGCTGGATTTTGTTACCTCATACATCGCCCACTCAGCATTACGACAAATGTTAATGAAACCAGCGTTGCTTCTTTACATTCTTTTGCACATTGCTGTCCATCTGCGATACAGATATGCATCGatcattattgttatgtttagtGTCTTAGTGTTTCCAAAGTTTGCAACATGTAATCGTGAAAATtacaaatatgttgttttagAAACAATTGCATCCATATTTCAATTCACTCCTGAGGCTCTCGTTGGATGTGTCCGCATTTGGCGAGCGTTGTATGCCAACATTTCCCTCAATGCAAAGTGGGTACCACAGCGTGCAGTGGAAGAAGATTTTAAGAATTCCAATCCATTTATTtccagttttaaacatttgtggggatattcattgttttcacttGTGGTGGGAATATTAGTAATGATATTTCTAGATCGTGCAATGTTGGTTCTTGTAATGCTAATTACCACGTTCGTTCTACCTCTTTTTACTGGTTTCACGTCGTTGACCCCTGGGTTTCAAAGTTGTAAACGAAAGAAAAAACAGATGTTACCCCAAAGTTCACAAGTTAGTGTAGTATCTGAAGATTCAGGGACAAATATTTTGTCCGATGGTGATTTATACAAAAGTCTGGGAACAACGCCCATTGAATCATACGCAAATCTTACAATGAGGTCTCAACAACAGTTGAACAATGCACCGAACTCTTTGAAATCTTCTCAACTAATAATGACACTCAGCAAAGATAAAACTAGAATACAAACAACCTCTTGGTCACGAGATGTGGAAGACATGATTGCAGGTTCTGAACGCTTGGGACCGATGTTGCCAGACCGTCCGGTACTTAAACAAAAGAGCAGACCAAAACTCAACAAAAGAACCTTTCCATTTGATGAAAGTAGTGGGGATGATAGAtatgtttcaattataaatgttaCCCCCAATGTTTCATCAACTGATAAACATGAGATAGACAGTACCACGCGCAGTAGTTCAAATGactatgaaatattgaatttgtcACGAGACTCATACTCTACCCTTTCTCCTAAAAGCAGACGTTCATCATTAGTCTCTGAAAATGCTGAAAGCAACTCAAATAGTGACATGGGAAGAGCAGTGATAGAATACAAAGATAACATAACATTCATCACTATTGGTGATTTAGCAGAGCCGACATTAACAAGGAAGGATAAAGTACCAGTGGAAAATACGCGTGTAGGAGTGAGAAGACACTTAAGTGGCAAGACGGATTTCATCGACACAGATACAGACgataaaaacaatacacaaaTTAATTCAGTAGAAAAGCTTTATCGACATATTGGTGTGCTTAAACAGTTTACTTCGaaacattaa